The Xanthomonas sp. CFBP 8443 genome has a window encoding:
- a CDS encoding aldehyde dehydrogenase family protein translates to MSMQPLLLAGHWQPSLELRGSFRAEDPRDGNAFGPEFPVSGAADLEAALSAAVLVADALAAASPERIAGFLDAYAAAIEADVEQLVALAHAETGLPVEPRLAKVELPRASGQLRQAAQAVRSHSWTQPVIDTAAGLRAQLGPLHKPVLVFGPNNFPFAFNAVAGSDFASAIAARNPVIAKAHPSHPATSQRLAQLAHQALLDNGLPAAAVQLLYHFDNALGLELAGDPRLGAIGFTGSRAGGLALKAAADRAGVLAYVELSSVNPVFLLPGVLAERGTALAQEFFSSCTMGSGQFCTNPGILVVPEGEAGDAFVAAAAAHFAGAAPSLLFSRGVLEHLQRGVATLRDAGAALLAGGDAAAAPGYRHAPTLLQVSAQAFLQQPEALQTEAFGPVSLVVRVAGLAEMTALAHSLEGNLTGTVYRAADGSDDVLFAAVAAALRPRVGRLICNKMPTGVAVSAAMNHGGPYPSTGHPGFTAVGMPAAIRRFAALHSYDGLPDALLPALLRDRNPGGVQRLIDGQWSAADVGQAT, encoded by the coding sequence ATGAGCATGCAGCCGCTGTTGCTCGCCGGCCACTGGCAGCCCTCGCTGGAACTGCGCGGCAGCTTCCGCGCCGAGGACCCGCGCGACGGGAACGCATTCGGCCCGGAGTTCCCGGTCAGCGGCGCCGCCGACCTGGAAGCGGCGCTGAGCGCGGCGGTGCTGGTCGCCGACGCGCTGGCCGCGGCGTCGCCCGAGCGCATCGCCGGCTTCCTCGACGCCTACGCCGCGGCGATCGAGGCCGACGTCGAGCAGTTGGTCGCGCTGGCGCATGCCGAGACCGGCCTGCCGGTCGAGCCGCGCCTGGCCAAGGTGGAACTGCCGCGCGCCAGCGGCCAGTTGCGCCAGGCCGCGCAGGCGGTGCGCAGCCATAGCTGGACGCAGCCGGTGATCGACACCGCGGCCGGGCTGCGCGCGCAGCTGGGGCCGCTGCACAAGCCGGTATTGGTGTTCGGCCCGAACAACTTCCCGTTCGCGTTCAATGCGGTGGCCGGCAGCGATTTCGCCTCGGCGATCGCCGCGCGCAATCCGGTCATCGCCAAGGCGCATCCCTCGCACCCGGCCACCAGCCAGCGCCTGGCGCAGCTCGCGCACCAGGCACTGCTGGACAACGGCCTGCCAGCCGCGGCGGTGCAGCTGCTGTACCACTTCGACAACGCGCTGGGCCTGGAACTGGCCGGCGATCCGCGGCTGGGCGCGATCGGCTTCACCGGCAGCCGTGCCGGCGGGCTGGCGCTGAAGGCCGCGGCCGACCGCGCCGGCGTGCTGGCCTACGTCGAGCTGTCCAGCGTCAATCCGGTGTTCCTGCTGCCGGGCGTGCTGGCCGAGCGCGGCACGGCGCTGGCGCAGGAGTTCTTCTCCTCGTGCACGATGGGCAGCGGCCAGTTCTGCACCAATCCCGGCATCCTGGTGGTGCCCGAGGGCGAGGCCGGCGATGCGTTCGTCGCCGCAGCCGCGGCGCACTTCGCCGGCGCCGCGCCGAGCCTGCTGTTCTCGCGCGGCGTGCTCGAGCACCTGCAACGCGGCGTGGCCACGCTGCGCGACGCCGGTGCTGCGCTGCTGGCCGGCGGCGACGCGGCAGCGGCGCCGGGCTATCGGCATGCGCCGACCCTGCTGCAGGTCTCGGCGCAGGCCTTCCTGCAACAGCCCGAGGCGCTGCAGACCGAGGCGTTCGGCCCGGTCAGCCTGGTGGTGCGTGTCGCCGGCCTGGCGGAAATGACCGCACTGGCGCACAGCCTGGAGGGCAACCTCACCGGCACCGTGTACCGTGCCGCCGACGGCAGCGACGACGTGCTATTCGCCGCGGTGGCCGCGGCGTTGCGGCCGCGGGTGGGGCGCCTGATCTGCAACAAGATGCCGACCGGCGTGGCGGTCAGCGCGGCGATGAACCACGGCGGGCCGTACCCGAGCACCGGCCATCCCGGCTTCACCGCGGTCGGCATGCCGGCCGCGATCCGCCGCTTCGCCGCGCTGCACAGCTACGACGGCCTGCCCGATGCGCTGCTGCCGGCACTGCTGCGCGACCGCAATCCTGGCGGCGTGCAGCGGCTGATCGACGGCCAGTGGAGCGCTGCCGACGTGGGGCAGGCGACATGA
- a CDS encoding FAD-dependent oxidoreductase yields the protein MSGFDLIVVGAGIVGAACADAAAAAGLRVAIVESGSIGGGSTAAAMGHLVAMDDDPAELALSAYSLRLWEQFAQLPEAEYSRCGTLWVARQARELEAIPAKIQRLAAAGVRAEAIGAEALYQLEPALVPGLAGGMRVAAEAVVYPPRMARHLVGRALAAGAQLFAGRRALALAADGLRLDDGSRLSGPVLVATGCALPELLPELPMRARKGQLVITDRYPGFVGHQLLELGYADSAHGSDGSSVAFNVQPRPTGQILIGSSREFDASDRGVSMPMLQRMLERAFAFLPGLRQLQAIRVWTGLRPATPDGRPYLGAVPQRNGVWVAAGHEGLGVTTALGSARLLLDLLLQRPPALDPAPFAPARALS from the coding sequence ATGAGCGGCTTCGACCTGATCGTCGTCGGCGCCGGCATCGTCGGCGCAGCCTGCGCCGATGCGGCCGCGGCCGCTGGCCTGCGGGTGGCGATCGTCGAGTCGGGCAGCATCGGCGGCGGCTCCACCGCCGCGGCGATGGGCCATCTGGTGGCGATGGACGATGACCCGGCGGAACTGGCGCTGTCGGCGTATTCGCTGCGCCTGTGGGAACAATTCGCGCAGCTGCCGGAGGCCGAGTACAGCCGCTGCGGCACGCTGTGGGTGGCGCGGCAGGCGCGCGAGCTGGAGGCGATCCCGGCCAAGATCCAGCGCCTGGCCGCCGCCGGCGTGCGCGCCGAGGCGATCGGCGCCGAGGCGCTGTACCAGTTGGAGCCGGCATTGGTGCCGGGCCTGGCCGGCGGCATGCGCGTGGCCGCCGAGGCGGTGGTGTATCCGCCGCGGATGGCGCGGCACCTGGTCGGCCGCGCGCTCGCCGCCGGTGCGCAGCTTTTCGCCGGGCGCCGCGCGCTGGCGCTGGCCGCCGACGGGCTGCGCCTGGACGACGGCAGCCGCCTGAGCGGGCCGGTGCTGGTCGCCACCGGCTGCGCGCTACCGGAGCTGCTGCCGGAACTGCCGATGCGGGCGCGCAAGGGCCAGTTGGTGATCACCGACCGCTATCCCGGCTTCGTCGGCCATCAGTTGCTGGAGCTGGGCTATGCCGACAGCGCGCACGGCAGCGACGGCAGCAGCGTGGCGTTCAACGTGCAGCCGCGGCCGACCGGACAGATCCTGATCGGCTCCTCGCGCGAATTCGACGCCAGCGACCGCGGCGTGTCGATGCCGATGCTGCAGCGCATGCTCGAGCGCGCGTTCGCGTTCCTGCCCGGGCTGCGCCAGTTGCAGGCGATCCGGGTCTGGACCGGACTGCGTCCGGCCACGCCGGACGGCCGTCCGTACCTGGGCGCGGTGCCGCAGCGCAACGGCGTGTGGGTCGCCGCCGGCCACGAAGGCCTGGGCGTGACCACCGCGCTGGGCAGCGCACGGCTGCTGCTGGATCTGCTGCTGCAGCGACCTCCCGCACTGGACCCGGCGCCGTTCGCGCCGGCGCGGGCGCTGTCGTGA
- a CDS encoding dihydrodipicolinate synthase family protein, with protein sequence MSKASFWYGVLPAITTPFNADGSIDHAFLAKHAQVMVDAGCTAIVPLGSLGEAATLSFDDKVAVLKTLVQALDGRIPVVPGIAALSTDEAVRLAQAAKQVGCGGIMVLPPYVYSTDWREMGAHARAVIAATDLPVILYNNPVAYKTDFSPAQIAELAAEFPNLQAVKESSGDVRRFAALGELLNDRLVLLVGMDDAIVEGLSMGAKGWIAGLVNAYPKESVKLFELARDGGYPAAKALYDWFLPLLRLDTVPKFVQLIKLVQEKVGLGSERVRAPRLVVDGAEREAALKVIDHAIATHPGL encoded by the coding sequence ATGAGCAAGGCTTCCTTCTGGTACGGCGTGCTGCCGGCCATCACCACTCCGTTCAATGCCGACGGCAGCATCGACCACGCGTTCCTGGCCAAGCATGCGCAGGTCATGGTCGACGCCGGCTGCACCGCGATCGTGCCGCTGGGTTCGCTCGGCGAAGCGGCCACGCTCAGCTTCGACGACAAGGTCGCGGTCCTGAAGACCCTGGTGCAGGCGCTGGACGGCCGCATCCCGGTGGTGCCGGGCATCGCCGCGCTGTCCACCGACGAGGCCGTGCGCCTGGCGCAGGCCGCCAAGCAGGTCGGCTGCGGCGGGATCATGGTGCTGCCGCCGTACGTGTACTCCACCGACTGGCGCGAGATGGGCGCGCATGCGCGTGCGGTGATCGCCGCCACCGACCTGCCGGTGATCCTGTACAACAACCCGGTGGCCTACAAGACCGATTTCAGCCCGGCGCAGATCGCCGAGCTGGCCGCCGAATTCCCGAACCTGCAGGCGGTCAAGGAATCCTCCGGCGACGTGCGCCGCTTCGCCGCGCTGGGCGAGCTGCTCAACGACCGCCTGGTGCTGCTGGTGGGCATGGACGATGCGATCGTCGAAGGCCTCAGCATGGGCGCCAAGGGCTGGATCGCCGGCCTGGTCAACGCGTATCCGAAGGAGTCGGTGAAGCTGTTCGAGCTGGCCCGCGACGGCGGCTATCCGGCGGCCAAGGCGCTGTACGACTGGTTCCTGCCGCTGCTGCGCCTGGACACCGTGCCCAAGTTCGTGCAGCTGATCAAGCTGGTGCAGGAGAAGGTCGGCCTGGGCAGCGAGCGCGTGCGCGCACCGCGCCTGGTCGTCGACGGCGCCGAGCGCGAAGCGGCGCTGAAGGTGATCGACCACGCCATCGCCACCCACCCCGGGCTCTGA
- a CDS encoding (2Fe-2S)-binding protein yields MLRLQVNGQALEVLAGSSVAAAVAQVAVHFRRSRSGQPRAPLCGMGVCSECRVRIDGVGQLRACITPARDGMQVWTDG; encoded by the coding sequence ATGCTGCGCCTGCAGGTCAACGGCCAGGCCCTGGAAGTGCTGGCCGGCAGCAGCGTGGCTGCGGCGGTGGCGCAGGTCGCGGTGCATTTCCGCCGCTCGCGCAGCGGCCAGCCGCGCGCGCCGCTGTGCGGCATGGGCGTGTGCAGCGAATGCCGGGTGCGCATCGACGGCGTCGGCCAGTTGCGCGCCTGCATCACCCCGGCGCGCGACGGCATGCAGGTGTGGACCGATGGCTGA
- a CDS encoding FAD/NAD(P)-binding oxidoreductase: MAEPRALHYDVVVAGAGPAGLAAALAAAGHGRRVALVDLQARAGGQIWRHDVAHAPPRLAARVLAQLAASKIEFLSQTQLLMAQDRQLLADGPQGARWIGYDALVLATGARELLLPFPGWTLPGVTGAGGAQALAKQGWPLAGKRVLVAGSGPLLLASAATLRRHGAQVLGIVEQAPLRALAGFAAQLPWRWPDKALQALALRAQLAGVGYHSGSVVLAAHGEGQLQSVEIDGPRGRRRIDCDQLAVGYGLVPNVELAQLLGCRLAHSGAHPCVAVDAQLRTSVEGVYAAGEALGIGGRDCARVEGAIAGHLAAGQGAAAQALHPQRRRARAFATLLQRHFALDPRIHALAAPDTLVCRCEDVPLSALRGYDDLRDAKLATRCGMGACQGRICGSALTELGLAPRRDDFSDDGRRPPLFPVRLAALADCLPSASPPDHSFPTLDKV; the protein is encoded by the coding sequence ATGGCTGAGCCGCGCGCGCTGCATTACGACGTGGTCGTGGCCGGCGCCGGTCCGGCCGGCCTGGCGGCGGCGTTGGCCGCGGCCGGGCACGGCCGGCGCGTGGCGCTGGTCGACCTGCAGGCGCGCGCCGGCGGCCAGATCTGGCGCCACGACGTCGCCCACGCGCCGCCGCGGCTGGCCGCGCGCGTGCTGGCGCAGCTGGCGGCGAGCAAGATCGAATTCCTGTCGCAGACCCAGTTGCTGATGGCGCAGGACCGGCAACTGCTGGCCGATGGCCCGCAGGGCGCGCGCTGGATCGGCTACGACGCGCTGGTGCTGGCCACCGGTGCGCGCGAACTGCTGCTGCCGTTCCCGGGCTGGACCTTGCCCGGCGTCACCGGCGCCGGCGGCGCGCAGGCGCTGGCCAAGCAGGGCTGGCCGCTGGCCGGCAAGCGCGTGCTGGTCGCCGGCAGCGGTCCGCTGTTGCTGGCCAGCGCGGCGACGCTGCGCCGGCACGGCGCGCAGGTGTTGGGCATCGTCGAACAGGCGCCGCTGCGCGCGCTGGCCGGCTTCGCCGCGCAGTTGCCGTGGCGCTGGCCGGACAAGGCGCTGCAGGCGCTGGCGCTGCGCGCGCAACTGGCCGGCGTCGGCTACCACAGCGGCAGCGTGGTGCTGGCCGCGCACGGCGAGGGCCAACTGCAGTCGGTGGAGATCGACGGCCCGCGCGGCCGCCGCCGCATCGACTGCGACCAGCTGGCGGTGGGCTACGGCCTGGTGCCGAACGTGGAGCTGGCGCAGCTGCTCGGCTGCCGCCTGGCGCACAGCGGCGCGCATCCGTGCGTGGCGGTGGACGCGCAACTGCGCACCAGCGTCGAGGGCGTGTACGCGGCCGGCGAAGCGCTGGGCATCGGCGGCCGCGACTGCGCGCGGGTCGAAGGCGCCATCGCCGGGCACCTGGCGGCCGGGCAGGGCGCCGCCGCGCAGGCACTGCACCCGCAACGGCGGCGCGCGCGCGCGTTCGCCACCTTGCTGCAGCGCCACTTCGCGCTGGACCCGCGTATCCACGCGCTGGCCGCGCCGGACACGCTGGTGTGCCGCTGCGAGGACGTGCCGCTGTCGGCGCTGCGCGGCTACGACGATCTGCGCGACGCCAAGCTGGCCACGCGTTGCGGCATGGGCGCCTGCCAGGGCCGCATCTGCGGCAGCGCGCTGACCGAGCTGGGGCTGGCGCCGCGGCGCGACGATTTCTCCGACGACGGCCGCCGGCCGCCGCTGTTCCCGGTGCGGCTGGCCGCGCTGGCCGATTGCCTGCCCAGCGCTTCCCCTCCCGACCACTCCTTCCCAACCCTCGACAAGGTGTAA
- a CDS encoding 4-hydroxyproline epimerase — MHTLDVIDSHTGGEPTRVVVAGFPDLGTGPLAQRRDLFRDRFDRWRSAIACEPRGSDTMVGALLLPPIAADACAAVIFFNNVGYLGMCGHGTIGLVRTLADMGRLAPGTHRLETPVGTVGVELHGDGRVSVDNVESYRHASGIEVQVPGYGRVRGDVAWGGNWFFITEQTPCALELRNQRALTAYTEALRLALEAAGIRGADDGEIDHIEINGPAPDASADARNFVLCPGLAYDRSPCGTGTSAKLACLAADGKLAAGQVWRQQGILGSLFEASYVPGTRGVLPRITGQAHLTARAQLLIDPQDPFAWGIGAE; from the coding sequence ATGCATACACTCGATGTGATCGACTCGCATACCGGCGGCGAACCGACCCGTGTCGTCGTCGCCGGCTTTCCCGACCTGGGCACCGGCCCGCTCGCGCAACGGCGCGATCTGTTCCGCGATCGTTTCGATCGCTGGCGCAGCGCCATCGCCTGCGAGCCGCGCGGCTCGGACACGATGGTCGGCGCGCTGCTGCTGCCGCCGATCGCCGCCGACGCCTGCGCCGCGGTGATCTTCTTCAACAACGTCGGTTACCTGGGCATGTGCGGCCACGGCACCATCGGCCTGGTGCGCACGCTGGCCGACATGGGCCGGCTGGCGCCGGGTACGCATCGCCTGGAGACGCCGGTGGGCACGGTCGGGGTGGAACTGCACGGCGACGGACGGGTGTCGGTGGACAACGTGGAGAGCTACCGCCACGCCAGCGGCATCGAAGTGCAGGTGCCCGGCTACGGCCGCGTGCGCGGCGATGTGGCCTGGGGCGGCAACTGGTTCTTCATCACCGAACAGACCCCGTGCGCGCTGGAACTGCGCAACCAGCGCGCGCTGACCGCCTACACCGAGGCGCTGCGGCTGGCGCTGGAGGCGGCCGGCATCCGCGGCGCCGACGACGGCGAGATCGACCATATCGAGATCAACGGTCCGGCGCCGGACGCCAGCGCCGATGCGCGCAACTTCGTGCTGTGCCCGGGGCTGGCCTACGACCGCTCGCCGTGCGGCACCGGCACCAGCGCCAAGCTGGCGTGCCTGGCCGCCGACGGCAAGCTGGCCGCCGGCCAGGTGTGGCGCCAGCAGGGCATCCTCGGCAGCCTGTTCGAAGCCAGCTACGTGCCGGGCACCCGCGGCGTGCTGCCGCGGATCACCGGGCAGGCCCACCTCACCGCGCGCGCGCAGCTGCTGATCGATCCGCAGGATCCGTTCGCCTGGGGCATCGGCGCCGAATGA